Proteins encoded within one genomic window of Bacillus kexueae:
- a CDS encoding efflux RND transporter periplasmic adaptor subunit, with amino-acid sequence MKTKIIRILIAIGMLGLLLANVWIVSDEGFITKSVMITSVVNPEKKDLKKTLETDGVVVPSYTYYIPFNRQKGDSYTLVVQEGDLVEEEEPLIEYHNDKLEGEIEFLEKQKEELETTLSQVQAEMLELESNISAISLEEEQELTYILEKLDFQNALTQKVIEEQQVANRLLDINKKLEENYLIKEDLVVKSKGNGIVTFENQLATNDGEPVLTIKGVGPLWVKGSLTENNITKVEEGMKTQVSVKALNGHLFEGVLTKIERTPEKIEGDSTYSIYVELLEENEKIYEGFHSTLSIYLEEKQDVLAIPISSVQESEDQDIVFVLENGRIKKQPIQLGLQESKYVEAAQGITKEDTIVKMPIDKIEEGQYYYMPIKLKYIQPESFQSFNREEVLRLFVKGLLSET; translated from the coding sequence ATGAAAACAAAAATAATACGAATACTTATCGCGATTGGCATGCTAGGATTACTGCTAGCAAATGTTTGGATTGTAAGTGATGAAGGTTTTATAACTAAGTCAGTCATGATAACAAGTGTTGTAAATCCTGAAAAGAAGGATTTGAAAAAGACGTTGGAGACAGATGGGGTTGTTGTTCCGTCATACACTTATTACATCCCGTTTAATAGACAAAAGGGTGACTCTTATACTCTAGTAGTACAAGAAGGAGATTTGGTTGAGGAAGAAGAACCTTTAATCGAATACCATAATGATAAGTTAGAGGGAGAAATCGAGTTTCTTGAAAAGCAAAAGGAGGAGCTTGAAACGACTTTGTCACAAGTGCAAGCAGAAATGTTAGAACTAGAATCTAACATTTCTGCTATTTCACTAGAAGAGGAACAAGAGCTAACTTACATACTTGAAAAACTAGATTTTCAAAACGCTTTAACCCAAAAAGTAATTGAAGAACAACAAGTAGCCAATCGATTACTAGACATCAATAAAAAGTTAGAAGAAAACTACCTTATAAAAGAGGACTTAGTGGTAAAAAGCAAAGGAAATGGAATAGTCACATTTGAAAATCAATTAGCAACGAACGATGGTGAACCCGTTTTAACCATAAAAGGCGTAGGTCCATTATGGGTGAAAGGTAGTTTAACAGAAAATAACATAACAAAAGTAGAAGAAGGGATGAAGACACAAGTGTCTGTAAAAGCTCTAAATGGACATTTGTTTGAAGGGGTATTAACAAAAATTGAGCGCACACCAGAAAAGATTGAAGGTGACAGTACATACTCCATATATGTAGAGCTGTTGGAAGAGAATGAGAAAATCTATGAAGGATTTCATTCAACATTGTCCATTTATCTTGAAGAGAAACAAGATGTGTTGGCTATCCCAATCTCCTCTGTACAAGAATCAGAAGATCAAGACATCGTATTTGTTTTAGAAAATGGAAGAATTAAAAAGCAACCTATTCAGTTAGGGCTTCAGGAATCAAAGTATGTTGAAGCGGCTCAAGGAATTACAAAAGAAGATACAATTGTTAAAATGCCGATAGATAAAATTGAGGAAGGTCAATACTATTACATGCCAATCAAGTTGAAATACATACAACCTGAATCATTCCAATCATTTAACCGTGAAGAAGTACTGCGATTATTTGTAAAAGGATTATTGAGTGAAACCTAA
- a CDS encoding SGNH/GDSL hydrolase family protein, with protein sequence MQKLLAALCCIAMVGVIVLGEYYWNNNITNHAEANSITQNEEEPYDEAVTQESYDIIYTLPVELQDKAKEAIQNNETLKVVIYGSEDVALEDGSWTDLLENKLSEAYGDLFDVHVFSEEEKTTTDVVQEGLYEKVVDLAPDILLLEAFLLKDNGIVGVDNTIANIETIVEEVRDAQPEVTVYFLPSYPIFTATYYPRDVEAFENYAHEQNERFLNHWEAWTEQDDALYLEEEKDRPTKVGHQVWAKYFIDYFIQE encoded by the coding sequence GTGCAAAAATTGCTTGCTGCGCTGTGCTGTATAGCAATGGTTGGTGTAATCGTACTTGGCGAGTACTATTGGAACAACAACATTACGAACCATGCCGAGGCGAACAGTATAACGCAAAATGAAGAAGAACCATACGATGAAGCTGTGACACAGGAATCATATGATATTATTTATACATTACCTGTTGAATTACAAGACAAAGCAAAAGAAGCTATCCAAAATAACGAAACGTTGAAAGTCGTTATTTATGGTTCAGAGGATGTTGCATTAGAAGATGGTAGTTGGACGGATTTACTAGAAAATAAACTGTCCGAGGCATATGGAGATTTGTTTGACGTTCACGTTTTTAGTGAAGAAGAAAAAACGACCACAGATGTTGTACAAGAAGGACTATATGAAAAAGTAGTAGACCTTGCGCCTGATATTCTATTACTAGAAGCTTTCCTATTAAAAGATAATGGCATTGTTGGGGTAGATAATACAATTGCCAATATCGAAACAATCGTGGAAGAAGTAAGAGACGCTCAACCAGAAGTTACAGTATACTTCCTTCCATCATACCCAATCTTTACGGCTACTTATTATCCGAGGGATGTCGAAGCGTTTGAAAACTATGCCCATGAACAAAATGAACGTTTCCTAAACCATTGGGAAGCTTGGACAGAACAAGACGATGCCCTTTATCTTGAAGAAGAAAAAGATCGTCCAACAAAAGTCGGCCACCAAGTATGGGCGAAATACTTTATTGATTACTTTATCCAGGAGTAA
- a CDS encoding competence protein ComK — protein sequence MKVKDKYIIHADSLALLPYFNEDGDLFTIVIERNRHFQIRKSPKRIILDNCHFHGYTLKEKLAAAREVLLQQHTPVCISAYFKLCFFPSKSIEAEDCYWFSQRGVKQITPHERGCVIVLVNGKKILIEKSPKQLAQLFKNATDLLYSFGTWQDKLGTRPYIAEDHSSYEDTNDNSKEDDSEW from the coding sequence TTGAAGGTTAAGGACAAATATATCATTCATGCTGACAGCCTAGCGCTTTTACCATATTTCAATGAAGACGGCGATCTATTTACAATTGTTATTGAACGAAATCGTCATTTTCAAATTCGTAAGTCGCCAAAGAGAATTATATTGGATAATTGCCATTTTCATGGCTACACGTTAAAGGAAAAACTAGCAGCAGCCAGAGAAGTTCTTTTACAACAACATACACCGGTATGTATTTCAGCGTATTTTAAACTGTGCTTTTTTCCGTCTAAGTCGATCGAAGCGGAGGATTGCTATTGGTTTTCTCAACGAGGTGTCAAACAAATAACTCCTCATGAGCGTGGGTGTGTGATCGTTTTAGTCAATGGTAAGAAGATTCTTATCGAAAAGTCCCCAAAACAACTTGCTCAACTATTCAAAAACGCTACTGACTTACTCTATAGCTTCGGAACGTGGCAGGACAAGTTAGGGACAAGACCTTATATTGCCGAAGATCATTCATCCTATGAAGACACTAACGATAATTCTAAAGAGGATGATTCTGAATGGTAG
- a CDS encoding SEC-C metal-binding domain-containing protein, with protein MNIGRNDACPCGSGKKYKKCCGHHSVISLNDLVAKEVVDLQKQITNYAITNYKEEIEQFLDNRLKNAHVPEEFMEAYSFLMVNWYISTNKENGKAIVERFIDQRLHTVKRPRVQSILKSWVDAKPAILKVKQSENNQLQTEDLFTNEPVTVLTFNEARHVPTDSIVIGITIPYEDQVTFYTLYLDIPPTFAPTFIQTIETWMEQSGTQNPTEYIMNSYPEIVKYALVGEEGPLHQDEIEWSTEAHKEIAQLMEGKVAETLDPKLAVPVGISLWYDYCEKENPRPRNKGVYAGALHLLIEKLVSPTNVSTYKQMGELYDASASSISSRMKQMEEVLKDSIEKWNQKLEDVKEPVHN; from the coding sequence ATGAATATTGGAAGAAATGATGCTTGTCCTTGTGGCAGTGGAAAGAAATATAAAAAATGTTGCGGACATCATTCCGTAATTTCTTTGAATGATTTAGTAGCGAAGGAAGTTGTGGACTTACAGAAGCAAATTACAAATTACGCTATTACGAATTACAAAGAGGAGATTGAGCAATTTTTAGACAATCGTTTAAAAAATGCTCACGTTCCAGAAGAGTTTATGGAAGCTTACAGCTTTCTAATGGTGAATTGGTACATTTCAACCAACAAGGAAAACGGAAAGGCGATCGTGGAACGATTCATTGATCAACGTCTTCACACGGTAAAGCGTCCACGTGTTCAAAGTATTTTAAAATCTTGGGTTGATGCCAAACCGGCGATTTTAAAAGTGAAGCAAAGTGAAAATAACCAGCTCCAAACAGAAGACTTATTTACGAACGAGCCTGTAACGGTTTTAACGTTCAATGAAGCGCGACATGTACCAACTGATAGTATCGTCATTGGAATTACAATTCCGTACGAAGATCAAGTAACGTTCTATACCTTATATCTAGATATTCCACCAACTTTTGCACCGACGTTCATTCAAACGATTGAAACGTGGATGGAGCAAAGTGGAACACAAAATCCTACTGAGTACATCATGAATAGCTACCCAGAAATCGTCAAATATGCTTTAGTAGGAGAAGAAGGCCCTTTACACCAAGATGAAATTGAATGGAGCACGGAAGCTCATAAAGAAATTGCGCAGTTAATGGAGGGAAAAGTAGCTGAAACCCTCGATCCGAAATTGGCAGTACCTGTCGGGATTTCTTTATGGTATGACTATTGCGAGAAAGAAAACCCTCGCCCACGTAACAAAGGTGTGTATGCCGGTGCGTTACACTTATTAATTGAAAAGTTAGTGTCACCAACGAACGTAAGTACGTATAAACAAATGGGTGAATTATACGACGCGAGTGCAAGTTCAATCTCTTCTCGCATGAAGCAAATGGAAGAAGTTCTAAAAGACTCTATCGAGAAATGGAATCAAAAGCTTGAAGACGTAAAGGAACCGGTTCATAACTAA
- a CDS encoding YhgE/Pip domain-containing protein, producing the protein MNQSLIRAELKAIFTNRKILIPIIAVLFIPVLYAGMFLWAFWDPYERLSDLPVAIVNEDEGAEFEGEELLLGNELVDELKESKEFNFQFVSRTEAYEDLENRNYYMVVEIPEDFSENATTLLDDEPKKLELKYVPNESFNFLSAQIGDTAMKEIKAELQKNVTKTYAEAIFDQVDEMADGLGEASDGAKELNDGALELKDGSNELKENLMTLASKSLEFQEGVFLVDEGSGELVAGIESLNDGLGQLVAGHEQLLNGVQDVAGGTNDLAAGISTLQSGLTTVDEKMNEMSRGMQEAANGASQLSEAMPTLQEKTNLLASGATDVANGIAALQQELLAQEESMAMLVASLQQMLPEEQFNQIVAQLPTDTESAQLKQGLEELKMGSLQVAEGTKQLSSTVEQQLTPNIQQLSSGMSQLTEGQKQLTTGVHELSVGSTALQDGVSQLQAGEAELVAGSATFQQKLSEAYAGTEELLTGGKSLNDGLNQLTDGSVQLSDGANQLAKGSVTLADGTEKLTDGTTEMFEKLSKAAEEANEVDTSDATYDMMAEPVQVQNEGIHKVPNYGTGFAPYFMSLGLFVGALVLSVVFPFRDTVQMPKSGLQWFFSKFGLLISFGIIQSLFVDAILLVGLGIEVESIPLFILMTIATSLAYIAIVHMLVTILDNPGRFVAILILIIQLTASAGTFPLELIPTALQNVNALLPMTYSISALKAVISSGDYAFMWQNAIVLLAFTMIPAIMTATYLSVKYKKSYANYATEELGA; encoded by the coding sequence ATGAATCAATCGCTAATCCGTGCGGAGCTTAAAGCAATTTTCACGAATCGTAAAATTCTCATTCCGATTATTGCTGTATTATTTATTCCGGTGCTGTATGCAGGGATGTTCTTATGGGCGTTTTGGGACCCGTACGAACGACTTAGTGATTTACCTGTTGCTATCGTCAATGAAGATGAAGGAGCAGAGTTTGAAGGAGAGGAGCTATTACTAGGGAACGAGTTAGTAGATGAGTTGAAAGAGTCAAAGGAATTTAACTTTCAGTTTGTTAGTCGAACCGAAGCGTATGAAGATTTAGAGAATCGAAACTACTACATGGTCGTAGAGATTCCAGAAGACTTCTCAGAAAATGCGACGACATTACTTGATGATGAGCCGAAAAAGCTCGAGTTAAAATATGTACCGAATGAAAGTTTCAACTTCTTATCTGCTCAAATTGGCGATACAGCGATGAAAGAAATAAAAGCGGAACTTCAGAAAAACGTTACGAAAACGTATGCGGAGGCTATTTTTGATCAAGTAGACGAAATGGCAGATGGACTAGGCGAAGCAAGTGACGGAGCAAAAGAGTTAAATGATGGAGCTCTAGAGCTTAAAGATGGGTCCAATGAGTTAAAAGAAAACTTAATGACATTAGCTAGCAAATCACTTGAATTTCAAGAAGGAGTCTTTTTAGTCGATGAAGGTTCTGGTGAGCTTGTCGCTGGAATTGAGTCGTTAAATGATGGTCTAGGTCAACTCGTTGCCGGACACGAACAATTACTAAATGGAGTTCAAGATGTAGCCGGTGGTACGAATGATTTAGCTGCCGGAATCTCAACGCTTCAAAGCGGTTTAACAACGGTAGATGAAAAAATGAATGAAATGTCAAGAGGCATGCAAGAGGCTGCTAACGGAGCTAGCCAATTATCCGAGGCAATGCCAACATTACAGGAGAAAACCAACTTACTAGCAAGCGGTGCAACCGATGTTGCAAACGGAATAGCAGCGCTTCAACAAGAGCTACTTGCTCAGGAAGAAAGCATGGCTATGCTTGTTGCATCTTTACAGCAAATGTTGCCGGAAGAACAGTTTAACCAAATTGTTGCCCAATTGCCAACTGATACCGAAAGCGCACAGTTGAAGCAAGGTCTTGAAGAGTTGAAAATGGGAAGCCTTCAAGTTGCTGAAGGAACGAAACAATTAAGTAGTACGGTTGAACAACAACTTACGCCTAATATTCAACAGTTATCGAGTGGTATGTCTCAATTAACAGAAGGACAAAAACAGTTAACGACTGGCGTTCATGAGCTTTCAGTTGGATCGACCGCTCTCCAAGATGGCGTAAGTCAACTGCAAGCGGGAGAAGCTGAACTCGTTGCTGGTTCTGCTACTTTCCAGCAGAAATTATCGGAAGCATATGCAGGGACAGAAGAACTTCTAACGGGTGGAAAAAGCTTAAATGATGGATTAAACCAATTAACTGATGGTTCCGTACAACTAAGCGATGGGGCTAACCAGTTAGCAAAAGGGTCCGTAACGTTAGCAGATGGAACCGAAAAGCTTACAGATGGAACGACTGAAATGTTTGAAAAGTTGTCAAAAGCTGCAGAAGAAGCAAATGAAGTCGATACATCCGATGCCACCTACGATATGATGGCCGAGCCTGTACAAGTTCAAAATGAAGGAATTCATAAAGTGCCGAACTACGGAACAGGATTTGCTCCATACTTTATGTCACTCGGATTATTCGTCGGAGCGTTAGTTTTATCCGTTGTCTTTCCATTTAGAGACACTGTCCAAATGCCAAAAAGCGGACTGCAATGGTTTTTCAGTAAGTTCGGTCTCCTCATAAGCTTTGGGATCATTCAATCGCTATTTGTGGATGCGATTTTACTAGTAGGACTAGGAATCGAGGTAGAAAGCATTCCACTCTTTATTTTAATGACGATCGCAACGAGTCTAGCATACATTGCCATTGTTCATATGCTCGTGACGATTCTCGATAATCCAGGTCGTTTCGTTGCGATTTTAATCTTAATTATTCAATTAACAGCAAGTGCGGGAACGTTCCCACTAGAGTTAATTCCAACAGCTTTACAAAACGTCAATGCTCTATTGCCAATGACGTATTCTATCTCCGCTTTAAAAGCAGTTATTTCAAGTGGAGACTACGCCTTCATGTGGCAAAATGCCATTGTGCTACTCGCGTTTACGATGATCCCAGCGATTATGACAGCCACATACTTATCGGTGAAATATAAAAAATCGTATGCCAATTATGCAACAGAGGAACTAGGGGCTTAA
- a CDS encoding helix-turn-helix domain-containing protein → MQDTLYEMVKKAQNGDQKTLEHLLRLVEPKVTYAASKVPVQEREDVKQELFLHLMEMIQRYDTEKVPTLSEYIEMKKQRTKDNC, encoded by the coding sequence TTGCAGGACACCTTGTATGAAATGGTGAAAAAGGCTCAAAACGGTGATCAGAAAACGTTAGAGCACCTACTTCGATTAGTCGAACCGAAAGTAACATATGCTGCGTCAAAGGTTCCGGTTCAGGAACGAGAAGATGTGAAACAAGAGCTATTTCTCCATTTAATGGAGATGATTCAGCGCTATGACACGGAAAAAGTTCCGACATTATCGGAGTATATAGAAATGAAAAAACAAAGGACAAAAGACAATTGTTGA
- a CDS encoding YvrJ family protein, giving the protein MGDLVMTEWMQMVNQFGFPLILSIYLLLRYEKKIERIEKVMDRLEDEWKEVK; this is encoded by the coding sequence TTGGGTGATTTGGTAATGACCGAGTGGATGCAGATGGTGAACCAATTCGGCTTCCCGCTCATACTCTCTATTTACTTGTTGCTACGCTATGAGAAAAAAATAGAGCGAATCGAAAAAGTGATGGACCGATTGGAAGATGAATGGAAGGAAGTGAAATGA